CCTCTGATTGATGATATAAGCTGACCTTAAGAGGCTGTTGACTGTTCTTACTGATCCAGCTACCAAATCTAGAGAATATACCCATTTTGTATTCGAAAGTTTAGCCTACCAAAACTGATGAGAGCAAGAGTAAATGACGATCTAATGCTTGcgtatatatattgttgtttcTGTAATGTTAGTTACAGTATATTTATGCATGTTGAGAGAATGTTGTACGTTAAGTTTTATGCATGGCGAAACAATGAAGTGGGGAGCTCAATACTCGTTAATTACATGTCGTACAAGCGATAACAATTTCTTTATGTACAATCCTTGAATCAACAATAAGTACGCAGATTTATTAGGATTACAATCTTTACATACGGCAAAACAATGATGTTGGCAGCTCCATTCTCGTGAGTTCTTAACGTACAAGCAAGTGACACCTAACTAAGGAGAGAATATTAAATATGGTACCATAACCAGGGTTTAAGCAAAACATAGAATCATGAGTTTGTaaagagctttttttttttttaataactcaGTGTATCCTGACACCCATCGAAATGGATTCATATTAGCGGCGAGTATACGTATCAGCCTACGGCCGGAATACGCCTCGGTCACCGGATTGGAGAAGCctagattttaaatttaaaatcaagaaaatttaaaatcacaTTAATATTTACATCATTCTCCGATTCGTATATCTCCTCCCATTATGGCATTAATAATGATTCTTGTGAAGAATATAAATGTATCTTACGGTGAGATGTTTTCGGTTTTCTTGTACAGTTAGATTTACAGGGAATATTCCAGCCTACCAAAGGAACTTCCAGGCCGCAGCTTGCTTCACCTCCACGGTCTGCATTGGTCCTTCATCAAAACTTTTCCGGATATGCATTCCTGTTTTAGGATTGAGAAAATTACCACAAGTTTTCATGTAATACTAAATCTTAATCATACAAGGCAGAGACCATGCAAGCACCTTGATGTTCTTGAAGTATCTATCGTTTGTTGTCTGGATGAGTGAAAATGTTGTAGACTGATTCAGGAGAAAATCCCACGCTGACTTCTACATTCAAATGGCAAGACGAACCGTTTTGTTTTTTCACCTGCAATATCTATTTTGTTCGAATTCTACCTACTCTTATATTTTGAGAATGTTTTGGGACTCTGATCATACCTGAACCTTGGGATCCATGAAGGATTATTTCTCCAAGCTTGTAATTGCTTCTCTAACTTCTACTCGTCTCTACTCTAATCATGAGTAGTCTCTATCTCAAGAGTCTTAACCAAGCTTTGCTCTTTGACATTCCTTACTATGAGTGTatcctatttaaaaaaaaagaaagttttaaaattcaaacatGATGTCCTGAAAGTATTATAATTGAAAATGActaacaaatattattttaactatCGAAACTTCATCaactttatttattataaacactaatacaaatataaaactaaaaaatacgCATTTGACTAGATGTCTTAATAAACAGTTTTGGTGGCATATTCTGTTGAGACTTGGAATTCTCGTCTTAGAGAACGTTTATCGTtgtccaaaaaaagaaaagaaaaagagcgTTTATCAAGTCTGACCAAAGGCGCGTAAGTATTCTTTTTGCATCACTAGATGACGTGGCAAAGAAGtctttgttaaaataaaatatattcgaAGTGAGATTTTCAAAGATAATGTGACGAGATTTGACAGATGAGAGAGCTGGGCGTGAGATTTTCTTATCAAGCATAATCAAGCATAATCAAGTGTGCAAAGAGAGTTGTGTTGATTAGATTAGAAAGTGGTCAATGTTGATTCACAAGCTGTAAAGTCAAGTTATTCTGGTTAAACAGATTcgtagtaatttttttaaaagcttttaaaatattgaattagCCTTATTTCTGGAGTGCATCTTTTCTCTAAATTCTTTAAAGTCTTCGGGCAGCTCAACCGTTCGTATACTCTTAGCCGTGTTCTGAAGTGCTTTGAGCAGATTTTTGGAGGTTTTGATGGTGTTCCCACGGATGTACCAAGAAAGCGGCGGTAGATTAAATGGAGGATATAGCCCAAAGTATTGGTTTACTGTCAATTTTGACGCAATCTTTCCTTGGTCACCACTACATTTTTTGTATTCTTCTAGACTTTTTGGTAACCTCTTTTTGCACAATCGTTCTTGATCTATATATATAGGCTCCACTTTAAAGTTGCCTTGGAACACTTTCATGAACATTACTTTCTCTTTCTTATATTTTCCCTGTCAGTAAGCTGAGTTAGGTACAAAACAAAGGTGTTGATTCTTGCGAGAGAAGTTTGAAGCTTTTTACCGTAAGATCTTTTTCGTTTTCTTCCACAATTAGATGTAACGGGATAGGTATAGACGTCAGCGATAAGAAGTCATGAACCACAACTTTCTTCACCTTGATGACCCGCCTCGGACCATCCTCCGTCAAAACCTTTCGTTCTACGTTTTTCtggataacaaaaaaaaaatcacattctCACATATATTTAATACCACATTGGGATCATATAATGATCAGAAAATAAAACCATAAGGTCGCGCCACTTCTTCTCATCAAAAAACGAACTGCCCCATGCATCAGTCAACCATAAGAAGGTTTGTTGAGGCGCGGCTCCTATGGTCACTTCTAAGTTCATATGGTAAACACCCTTCTTTGTTGTCACcttcaaatatcaaaatatcaagAAATTTTAAGGCCATTGTTCTTGATTCTACCAAGGCAAACAGATTTTGgacattatattttgtttgaagatttttttttcttaccttGACCTTGGGAGGGGGACTATGCCAGGGATGCTTCTTCTCTTCGTCATACCAAAGTATATGTTCTATCATCTCCTGTTTTTCATCATAAACatattctttcttcttcttgttagcAGGAGCATTATAATTAGTGTCTTTCTCTGACACCGACTTAGATTCGACATTTTCAGATCCCTTGGACTCGGCCTACATCAACCAACGGAATAAAAATATGCTTATATATCTATTTGACTTTGTCAGGTACTCTGATTGATGATATATAAGCTGACCTTGAGAAGCTGTTGAGTGTTCTTACTGATCCAGCTACCAAATCCAGGGAATATACCCATTTTCTATTACCTGATGAGAGCAAGAGTCAATGACGATCTAAAACTTGCGTATATATATTATGGTTTGTGGAATGTTAGTTAAAGTATATGTCTATATTCTGCATTTTGAGAGAATGGTGTACGTTAAGTTTATGCATGGTAAAACAATGAAGTGGGAAGCTCAATTCTCGTGATTACATGACGTACAAGCGAGACTTTTCTAAGTAGAGAGAAGACCAAGTTCTCAGTAAAATGAATCAAAACCCACCAAAGTGcatgttcctttttttttggtaagtccatttttatgttatttttaatgtttaatcATTGGTCGGATCTGAAATATAAAATACCCATAAACATTTTGAAGTTAATTGTAATAAAACAGATAAGTAGACTGGCACTGCTTGAATCAACAATAAGTTGTCAGATATTTTAGGGTTACAAGCTTTACATACGGAAATCAGTAAAGTTGGCTATTACGATTgtagatcgagagagagagagatgagaagagAAGATAGAGTTTGTTACAAATGAAAAGATATTTTCTCATTAGTTTGAATCACTGTACAATGTCTCTAATATATACAAttgaaactaaaccaaaattgAGGTAAACCGGCGAAAGGAAACCGAGTTTAACCATTTCTAATTTACTCTTCAATAGGCCCCCTCAAGATGTGCAGAAGATATTACGAATGCACATCTTGGATTTAAGATGTTCAAACTGATGAGGAAACAGAGGTTTAGTGAGTATATCGGCAACCTGATCCTCAGTTCGAACATGTAAAGTCTTGAGCAAACCCTTATCAATCTTCTCACGAACTGTATGACAATCGAGCTCAATATG
This region of Raphanus sativus cultivar WK10039 unplaced genomic scaffold, ASM80110v3 Scaffold0195, whole genome shotgun sequence genomic DNA includes:
- the LOC108832577 gene encoding uncharacterized protein LOC108832577 produces the protein MGIFPGFGSWISKNTQQLLKAESKGSENVESKSVSEKDTNYNAPANKKKKEYVYDEKQEMIEHILWYDEEKKHPWHSPPPKVKVTTKKGVYHMNLEVTIGAAPQQTFLWLTDAWGSSFFDEKKWRDLMKNVERKVLTEDGPRRVIKVKKVVVHDFLSLTSIPIPLHLIVEENEKDLTGKYKKEKVMFMKVFQGNFKVEPIYIDQERLCKKRLPKSLEEYKKCSGDQGKIASKLTVNQYFGLYPPFNLPPLSWYIRGNTIKTSKNLLKALQNTAKSIRTVELPEDFKEFREKMHSRNKANSIF